The Mycolicibacterium duvalii DNA window GCCACCGAGGCCGGTGTCAGTGAGGTCACGCTGCCCCGGGAGTGGGGCGACTGGGCCACCCGCGCACAGATGCCGACGTTGCGAATCCCCGACTTCCACATGTCCTCGGTCAGCCAGGCGCAATAATCGGCATGTGATCGACTCCGCATTGCCCGAGTTGCTGGCCCGCCTCGTCGCGCTGTCGTCGGGCGACCGGCGCGCGGACACCCTGATCCGTCTGACCTGCGGACGCACTCTCGCGCTGCCGCCGCTGCCGATGCCGGTCGACGTGGGCGAGGAGCTCACCGAGCGCGAGCAGGTGCTTGCGGCGTTCGCCGAGCAATTCTGCGTCGACGTCACCGGCATCAGTGACGGCCAACGAGCTCGATTCCTCGAGGCGTTCGGCGACAGTGCTTTTCGCTTCGTGCTCGCCGTGTTCATCGCCGATTTCGTGCCGCGAGTGTGGGCGGGCTGCGACGCGCTGGGTATCGGTCGGGCCGGCTCGACGGCGACCGTGGCGTGGGAGCCCGACACCGACCCCGCCACGGTGCTGCTGGCCGAATTCGCGCCCGAGGTCGCGCGACTGCGCACGCTGGATCCCGTCACCACCGAAGTGGTGCGGCTGCGCGGAGCAGACGCGCACAACTGTCGGCTGTGCAAGTCGCTGCGTGAGGTGCACGCGCTGGACGCCGGCGGAAGCGAGGAGCTGTACGGCCAGATCGGACAGTTCGAGACGGCCGATGCTCTGTCGGAGGCGCACAAGGCCGCCCTGCGCTACGTCGACGCGTTGGTCTGGTCGCCCTCGCGCATCGACGACGATGTGGTGGCCGGGATGCACACGCACTTCACCAGCGACCAGCAGCTCGAGATCACTCTCGACGTGATGCGCAATGCGGCGAACAAGATCATGGTGTCGCTGGGCGCCGATGCTCCGCGGGTCACCGAGGGCACCGAACGCTACGAAGTCGACGAGACGGGCCAGACCATCTTCGCTTGACCGGGCGTTGACTTGCTGGTCACGAGGCGAGAAGATCGGAGTCTGCGTTCAATTGGGGTCGGATCTGTCCGCAGGTCCGAGTATTCGGTCCAGACGCGAATGGGACTGCCATGACAGGTACCGCATTCATCCCATCGGCAGGACTGCTGCGCATTGCTGTCCGCGCGGTGTTCGCGATCACCCTCGCAGTGGGGGCGCTGGTGGTGACCGCGCCGCCGGGCAGCGCGATTCCGGAATCGACCATCCAGTCCGAATGCGACGAAGCCGGCGGCACCTACACCACGACTGTTGTCGACGGTAAGAGGTACTCGAGGTGCTGCTATCGCGACGTGAATAACAATCAGCACTGCGACCACTACACCGATGGAACCTATACGTACACCAACCTGGTCGACCCCGGTACCCCCTTGCCGACGACACCGCCGCCGCGAGAAGGGGTGGTGGGCCCACCGGCGACGGTGGTGGAGCCGGCACCGCAACCGACGCCGCGGCCCGGGGCCGTAGTGGGTCCGCCGGCCACCGAGGTGCAGCCAACTTTTGAGCCGCGGCCGGGGACCATCGTGGGCCTCGATCCCGGTGCAGCCTGAATCCGAGAACCGGGGCGCCCCGGGGGTTCAGGCTTCGTCGGGCTGCGGACAGAAGTACAGGCGGGCGCCGGCCACGATGAAATTCGAGAGTGTTTGATCTCTCGTCGCGATGTCCAGCATCTCGGCCACAGCGCTCGGGTCAGCGCCGCGCTCGAATTGAGCGCACACCTCACGGGCCAGGGGAGTCAAGGTCGCACAGTCACCCGTGAAACCTATCGAGGTCATACTGCCGCAGAACTCGTCCTCAGGGGAGGCGGCAGCGGGCGGTGCGGCCAACACCGAGCCGACCACGGCCATCAACAGCGCAGTAAGTCGCGCACGCATCATCATGTCCCACTCTTCTTACCGCCTGATTACCCGTTCCGGTCGCGGCGCGCAGCATCAGACGCAGATCGAGACGGGAGCGTTACCGAGATCGGCATTGCCCCGTCGCGTCGGCGGTGCGGTGAAAGACTGCGAGCATGGCATGGGATTTCAGCACCGAACCGGAGTTCCAGCGCAAGCTCGACTGGGTCCAGCAGTTCTGTGAGGAGAAAGTCGAGCCACTCGACCACGTGTTCCCGCACGCGGTCCGCTCGCCTGATCCGGCGGTCAAGGCCTACGTCCGTGAGCTCCAGCAGGAAGTCAAGGACCAGGGGCTGTGGGCGATCTTTCTCGACGAGCAGCTCGGCGGGCCGGGATACGGGCAGCTCAAACTGGGCCTCCTCAACGAGATCATCGGGCGCTACGCCGGCGCGCCGCACATGTTCGGTGCGTCGGCCCCCGACACCGGCAACATGGAGATGCTGGCCGCCTACGGCACCGAGGAACAGAAGCAACG harbors:
- a CDS encoding carboxymuconolactone decarboxylase family protein; this encodes MIDSALPELLARLVALSSGDRRADTLIRLTCGRTLALPPLPMPVDVGEELTEREQVLAAFAEQFCVDVTGISDGQRARFLEAFGDSAFRFVLAVFIADFVPRVWAGCDALGIGRAGSTATVAWEPDTDPATVLLAEFAPEVARLRTLDPVTTEVVRLRGADAHNCRLCKSLREVHALDAGGSEELYGQIGQFETADALSEAHKAALRYVDALVWSPSRIDDDVVAGMHTHFTSDQQLEITLDVMRNAANKIMVSLGADAPRVTEGTERYEVDETGQTIFA
- a CDS encoding DUF732 domain-containing protein — protein: MMMRARLTALLMAVVGSVLAAPPAAASPEDEFCGSMTSIGFTGDCATLTPLAREVCAQFERGADPSAVAEMLDIATRDQTLSNFIVAGARLYFCPQPDEA